A genome region from Sebastes umbrosus isolate fSebUmb1 chromosome 22, fSebUmb1.pri, whole genome shotgun sequence includes the following:
- the ltb4r gene encoding leukotriene B4 receptor 1 yields MMASNITNTTISQQSSSGSIPISAQVGIAILTLAFVLGFPGNLFVIWSVFCRVKKRSVTCLLVLNLALADASVLLSAPFFLRYLAGGRGWEFGSAACKLVHYLSNVNMYVSIYLICLMSMDRWMAVTRPFLTQRMRTKRSLLAFLLGVWVLAFILAVPMPFYRSNLKKTNNATVSYCVPYHWGSVGHKVFQYLFETIMGCLVPFSLINTCYTTVICRLQSAKFQRKGQGSRLILMIIIAFAIFWLPYFIVNIIEVVGLLTGSESVTKAALTARPNVTAFAYFSSAVNPILYVFAGSSHIRQAGFSFMGKLFEATNSESRSTSVFSRSGSSPDETSVLRILSTKLGRPFKSKDRSSSVAGQEVDEPELKTLASVEQIN; encoded by the exons ATGATGGCATCCAATATCACCAACACCACCATCTCCCAGCAGTCCTCCTCTGGCTCCATTCCCATCAGCGCCCAGGTCGGCATAGCCATCCTGACGCTGGCGTTCGTGCTGGGCTTCCCGGGGAATCTGTTTGTGATTTGGTCGGTGTTCTGTCGTGTGAAGAAGCGCTCAGTGACTTGTTTGTTAGTGCTGAATCTGGCTCTGGCGGACGCTTCCGTGCTGCTCAGCGCCCCTTTTTTCCTGCGCTACCTGGCTGGAGGCCGGGGCTGGGAGTTTGGCTCGGCAGCATGCAAGCTGGTGCATTACCTGTCGAATGTGAACATGTACGTGTCCATTTACCTCATCTGCCTGATGAGCATGGACCGCTGGATGGCCGTAACGAGGCCTTTTCTGACCCAGAGAATGAGAACCAAGCGCTCCCTGCTGGCTTTCCTGCTGGGGGTCTGGGTGTTAGCGTTCATCCTGGCAGTGCCGATGCCTTTCTACCGCAG tAATCTGAAAAAGACGAACAATGCCACTGTCAGCTATTGCGTACCGTACCACTGGGGCAGCGTGGGTCACAAGGTCTTCCAGTACCTGTTTGAGACCATCATGGGCTGCCTGGTGCCGTTCTCCCTCATCAACACCTGTTACACAACCGTCATCTGCCGCCTGCAAAGCGCCAAGTTCCAGCGCAAAGGACAAGGCAGCCGCCTCATCTTGATGATCATCATTGCCTTTGCAATATTCTGGCTGCCCTATTTCATCGTCAACATCATAGAG GTGGTCGGTCTGTTGACGGGCAGTGAGTCAGTGACCAAGGCGGCCCTTACAGCCCGTCCAAATGTCACGGCCTTCGCTTACTTCAGCAGCGCCGTCAACCCCATTCTCTACGTGTTCGCCGGCAGCTCCCACATCCGCCAGGCCGGCTTCAGCTTCATGGGCAAGCTCTTCGAAGCCACCAACTCGGAGAGCAGGAGCACCTCTGTCTTCAGCCGCAGCGGGTCTTCACCGGATGAGACCTCTGTCCTGCGCATTCTGTCGACCAAACTGGGGAGGCCCTTTAAAAGcaaggacagaagcagcagtgTGGCGGGCCAAGAAGTCGACGAGCCTGAACTCAAGACTCTGGCCAGTGTCGAGCAGATCAATTAA